A window from Campylobacter concisus encodes these proteins:
- the gmhB gene encoding D-glycero-beta-D-manno-heptose 1,7-bisphosphate 7-phosphatase — protein MNKNEPIKALFLDRDGVINEDAGYVYEIKDFKFIDGIFDALREFAGAGYKLFVVTNQSGIGRGYYTQEQFDALNKFMLESFKKEQIFITKVYFCPHAPEADCACRKPNTKMILDACKEFDIDLENSLMIGDKPSDVEAGKRAGVGRNFLLDGINFKDVRDVLNKLKKEKSL, from the coding sequence ATGAATAAAAATGAGCCTATTAAAGCACTTTTTCTAGATAGAGACGGCGTAATAAACGAAGATGCTGGATATGTTTACGAGATAAAAGATTTTAAATTTATCGATGGCATTTTTGATGCGTTAAGGGAATTTGCTGGGGCTGGCTACAAGCTCTTTGTCGTGACAAATCAATCAGGTATCGGAAGAGGCTACTACACGCAGGAGCAGTTTGACGCTCTAAATAAATTTATGCTTGAAAGCTTTAAAAAAGAGCAAATTTTTATCACCAAAGTCTATTTTTGCCCACATGCCCCAGAGGCGGATTGCGCTTGCAGAAAACCAAATACAAAAATGATACTTGATGCTTGCAAAGAGTTTGACATAGACCTTGAAAACTCGCTCATGATAGGTGATAAACCAAGCGATGTCGAAGCTGGCAAAAGAGCAGGCGTTGGTAGAAATTTCTTGCTCGATGGCATAAATTTTAAAGATGTCAGAGATGTTTTAAATAAGCTAAAAAAGGAAAAATCACTATGA
- a CDS encoding c-type cytochrome, protein MKKLLIVSSVAALLSTAAFAADGAAIYKKCIACHGAKAEKVFNNKVPALTSLDAAAIEEALKGYKTGANKFGLGAMMKPIATPMSDEDAKAVAEYIQTLK, encoded by the coding sequence ATGAAAAAATTACTAATTGTTTCTAGCGTTGCGGCTCTACTTTCAACTGCTGCCTTTGCTGCAGATGGTGCTGCTATCTACAAAAAATGCATCGCCTGTCATGGTGCAAAAGCTGAAAAAGTGTTTAATAATAAAGTTCCAGCTTTAACATCTCTTGATGCAGCAGCTATCGAAGAGGCACTAAAGGGCTATAAAACAGGAGCAAATAAATTTGGTCTTGGCGCTATGATGAAACCAATCGCTACGCCAATGAGCGACGAAGATGCAAAAGCAGTAGCTGAATACATCCAAACTTTAAAATAA
- a CDS encoding tyrosine-type recombinase/integrase, producing MAYYWVSQGAYDNCKDLPLNKCPITHLNHDTANRMWWAVRNHLGYKGENNTHGLYVLRHTVASRLVSLKGFNAHKLMAFMGHTDIKSSLHYVHLNVDDIRDGVGVGA from the coding sequence ATGGCTTACTACTGGGTATCTCAAGGGGCTTATGACAACTGCAAAGACCTACCATTAAACAAGTGCCCCATAACTCATCTAAACCACGATACAGCAAATCGTATGTGGTGGGCTGTAAGAAACCATCTAGGATATAAGGGAGAAAACAACACTCACGGACTATACGTATTACGCCATACAGTGGCTTCTAGGTTAGTGAGTTTGAAGGGATTTAATGCTCATAAACTGATGGCTTTTATGGGTCATACAGATATCAAAAGTAGCTTACACTACGTTCATCTCAATGTTGATGATATACGCGATGGTGTGGGGGTTGGTGCTTAG
- a CDS encoding type II toxin-antitoxin system RelE/ParE family toxin, producing MKILKSTTFDKWLHKLNNPIVKISILRRLDQIETRDHLGDYKFIDTDLYELRFFNRGGIRIFFTFNGDEIIILLNAGDKDSQSDDIKKAKEILKDYK from the coding sequence ATGAAAATATTAAAAAGCACTACATTTGACAAATGGTTACATAAATTAAATAATCCGATCGTTAAAATTTCTATTTTAAGAAGATTAGATCAAATAGAAACTAGAGATCATTTAGGAGATTATAAATTTATTGATACAGATTTATATGAGCTTAGATTTTTTAATCGTGGTGGAATAAGAATATTTTTTACTTTTAATGGCGATGAAATAATTATATTATTAAATGCTGGCGATAAAGATAGTCAAAGCGATGATATTAAAAAAGCAAAAGAGATATTGAAGGATTATAAATGA
- a CDS encoding addiction module antidote protein, whose protein sequence is MKEEFTKFNLEDYLTTDELRKEYLNQVLADGDIEEFKRALFYIAKSKGIEKVAKKANLNRESFYKMFKENSKPRFESIFKVVNALDIKLVYA, encoded by the coding sequence ATGAAAGAAGAATTTACAAAATTTAATCTAGAAGACTATTTAACAACCGATGAACTTAGAAAAGAATATTTAAATCAAGTTTTGGCTGATGGCGATATCGAAGAATTTAAAAGGGCTTTATTTTATATAGCAAAATCAAAAGGTATTGAGAAAGTTGCAAAGAAAGCAAATTTGAATAGGGAAAGCTTTTATAAAATGTTTAAAGAAAATTCAAAACCTAGATTTGAAAGTATATTTAAGGTTGTAAATGCCCTTGATATTAAGCTTGTTTATGCTTAA
- a CDS encoding transcriptional regulator, producing MKKLLLILIFLTNALSYDFGEDVNIMGKWEITTEDNQFINFLTSAGNKWEIEIKDDGFIYDLKNENFIHEKWSYTREKGIISIEFYNQDSQKEKLFKGYFKNATSSNIKIIKKIDFNYYLVEIIETSDKIKMKRLGDSRQTKNTKIKKDIKIEMN from the coding sequence ATGAAAAAATTACTACTAATACTTATATTTTTAACAAATGCACTAAGTTATGATTTTGGCGAAGATGTAAATATAATGGGCAAATGGGAGATTACAACAGAAGACAATCAATTTATTAATTTTCTTACAAGTGCTGGCAATAAATGGGAAATTGAAATTAAAGATGATGGTTTTATATATGATCTAAAAAATGAAAATTTTATACACGAAAAATGGAGTTATACAAGAGAAAAAGGAATAATAAGCATAGAATTTTATAACCAAGACAGCCAAAAAGAAAAATTATTTAAAGGATATTTTAAGAATGCAACAAGCAGCAATATAAAAATAATAAAGAAAATAGATTTTAACTATTACCTAGTTGAAATAATAGAAACAAGCGATAAAATAAAAATGAAAAGACTGGGAGATAGCAGACAAACAAAGAACACAAAAATTAAAAAAGATATAAAAATAGAAATGAATTAA
- a CDS encoding DUF1828 domain-containing protein has translation MTNAEIAKKLKIAEKTIYNWRKNRKELFEVIENGLNLKEDKENLYVNVTYKELIELLEKLSQQEIQYYISDIKTRILKKEIDK, from the coding sequence ATGACAAATGCAGAAATCGCGAAGAAACTAAAAATAGCCGAAAAAACAATATACAACTGGCGAAAAAATAGAAAAGAATTATTTGAAGTTATAGAAAATGGATTAAATTTAAAGGAAGATAAAGAAAACTTATACGTAAATGTTACATATAAAGAACTAATCGAACTATTAGAAAAACTATCACAGCAAGAAATTCAATACTACATTTCAGACATAAAAACAAGAATTTTAAAAAAAGAGATAGATAAATGA
- a CDS encoding zonular occludens toxin domain-containing protein has product MITYLVGNPGSGKTYYAVYMIYQIFLFEPKKTFLSKFVKPKEKPNYSFCYTNINEFKFELLDKFKKFDFDEFYLGLRNLYALYKTGATDNEVNDKAKDLNLYGCVFVLDECHNFFKDKKDEILVWWLTYHRHLYQDIYLITQDLTLVNNEYKRIAEKFYKAADSAKRLFSKKFRYEVFASFRLYKKDRLEVINIPYLDEVFNLYHSGQTSNKKSFVRFYFLLAIFVLIFLFIYFYFVVMSIFKPDTSAENNLSNQNKTSFSNSQKNSISDFPDIFKDTSKHNIKNSSDIPEIYIYNITCVNSSCHFDEDYHLYPLSLLSYISSMYTPLYFYYEPKSHELVKYYYVFDKPVFQNLISKNNKGVSDEKFNQVPNSSAAVFK; this is encoded by the coding sequence ATGATTACTTATTTAGTTGGCAATCCTGGAAGTGGTAAAACATATTACGCAGTATATATGATTTACCAGATCTTTTTATTTGAGCCAAAGAAAACATTTTTATCTAAATTTGTTAAGCCTAAAGAAAAGCCTAATTATTCATTTTGTTACACAAATATAAACGAGTTCAAGTTTGAATTATTAGATAAATTTAAAAAGTTCGATTTTGATGAGTTCTATTTAGGTTTAAGAAATTTATACGCTTTATATAAGACTGGTGCGACCGATAACGAAGTTAATGATAAAGCCAAAGATTTAAATTTATATGGTTGTGTGTTTGTCCTTGATGAGTGTCATAACTTCTTTAAAGACAAAAAAGACGAAATTTTAGTTTGGTGGCTTACATATCATCGCCATTTATACCAGGATATCTATTTAATTACCCAAGATTTAACCCTAGTAAATAATGAATATAAACGTATAGCAGAAAAATTTTATAAAGCTGCCGATAGTGCAAAAAGATTATTTTCAAAGAAATTTCGTTATGAAGTCTTTGCTTCTTTTAGATTGTATAAAAAAGATAGGCTTGAAGTTATTAATATTCCATATCTTGATGAAGTATTTAATTTATATCACTCTGGACAAACGTCAAATAAGAAATCATTTGTAAGATTTTATTTTTTACTAGCTATTTTTGTTTTAATATTTCTTTTTATTTATTTTTATTTTGTTGTTATGTCTATTTTTAAGCCTGACACTTCAGCTGAAAACAATTTATCAAATCAAAATAAAACTTCTTTTTCAAATTCTCAAAAAAATAGTATTTCAGATTTTCCAGATATATTCAAAGACACTTCAAAACATAACATTAAAAATAGTTCCGATATACCAGAAATTTATATATATAACATTACTTGCGTTAATTCATCTTGCCATTTTGACGAGGATTACCATTTATATCCATTATCATTACTTAGCTACATATCTTCAATGTATACGCCATTATATTTCTATTATGAGCCAAAATCTCACGAGCTTGTCAAATATTACTATGTATTTGACAAGCCAGTTTTTCAAAATTTAATTTCAAAAAATAACAAAGGTGTTTCCGATGAAAAGTTTAATCAAGTTCCTAATTCTTCCGCTGCTGTTTTTAAATAG
- a CDS encoding type II secretion system protein GspD — MKSLIKFLILPLLFLNSLFAAEIYTDLLDFARLTSKANNIAIVTDESIHQGEYYFIYEDEVKITIAMFRKMLEAKNLYLYKKDNFYYVSSQKLPDYDLRRIELKNYVYDDVNKILSQFDLNATYSTSSNSVFFRADDYIFDQIKEAISKIDKSLEQVTFKLTITETNLKDIKDLGTNLKGLLKPLNHGDLAYYINLITSPYISNSNIIKNDDRAFFGILNFLDTNGITKIISSPVLTAKNHTEVYFSSVQNIPYLVSKTDISNVNYQKTDSYEYKDIGLKINLKPIILSDHIDFDLHLILEDILSQSTSLTPIVSKKELKSSYSLKRGDVLVLSGINKTTTSKQRNGVPILKDIWFLKYLFSVEQDSEINSVLTLTIQII; from the coding sequence ATGAAAAGTTTAATCAAGTTCCTAATTCTTCCGCTGCTGTTTTTAAATAGCTTGTTTGCTGCCGAAATTTATACTGATCTTTTAGATTTCGCACGTCTTACAAGTAAGGCTAATAATATAGCCATTGTAACCGATGAAAGCATACATCAGGGCGAATATTATTTCATTTATGAAGACGAAGTTAAGATCACGATTGCAATGTTTAGAAAAATGCTTGAAGCTAAGAATTTATATCTTTATAAAAAGGATAATTTCTATTACGTAAGCTCTCAAAAATTGCCTGATTATGATCTTAGGCGTATCGAGCTAAAGAATTATGTTTACGATGATGTAAATAAAATTCTTAGCCAGTTTGATTTAAATGCTACTTACTCGACGTCTTCTAATTCGGTTTTCTTTAGAGCTGATGACTATATATTTGATCAGATTAAAGAAGCCATTTCAAAGATTGATAAGAGCCTGGAGCAAGTAACTTTTAAGCTGACTATCACTGAAACAAATTTAAAAGACATTAAAGATTTAGGCACAAATTTAAAAGGCTTACTTAAGCCACTTAATCACGGCGATTTAGCTTATTATATTAATCTGATTACTTCCCCTTATATTTCTAATTCAAATATTATTAAAAACGATGATCGTGCTTTTTTTGGCATATTAAATTTTCTTGATACAAACGGCATTACAAAAATTATTTCATCGCCAGTATTGACGGCAAAAAATCACACCGAAGTTTATTTTAGTTCCGTTCAAAATATCCCTTACCTAGTTTCAAAAACTGATATATCAAACGTAAATTATCAAAAAACCGATAGTTACGAATATAAAGACATTGGTTTAAAGATAAATTTAAAGCCTATCATTTTATCTGATCATATTGATTTTGACTTACACTTAATACTTGAAGATATTCTTTCTCAAAGTACATCATTAACGCCCATTGTTTCAAAAAAGGAGCTTAAAAGCTCGTATTCTTTAAAGCGTGGCGACGTTCTAGTTCTTAGCGGTATTAACAAAACGACTACTTCTAAGCAACGTAATGGCGTGCCTATCCTTAAAGATATATGGTTTTTAAAGTATCTTTTTTCAGTCGAGCAAGACAGTGAGATAAACTCTGTTCTAACGCTCACAATTCAAATTATTTAA
- a CDS encoding replication protein: MRARNLYGVSPLDVELCQAKLDSQREYMRSFSFVNVNGQVRNLLDISMSANFSDKYYAEVSNRVNVFSSFAIDYFQVPVFLTITLNGCFRGALNGDYSKFMPIDYRYLPDEVKYKAKNSAPLSISDLVAVLNHQWNLFIMRYSRKFKNIDRSYIRCFEPHKKDGVPHIHALFYVPAHTIDFMKRIYTDIFYAPQNLKTNAITSEQEKNGELNGFQTSINNPSGYVMKYIQKTFINLKETQDFDELSAWYVKHKVRRFISSRTKVPLWVYRKINFISTMQDFYHLNDLTNDHRAILEWNKKDDYIYINLPFNKEEIIYLNGRLEHYISGRLMNFYDRLKIDGQKDENAQDEIKSFGNSLKQRQILKLCDELFKSDEKPKPVSRMKDYELVNYYQSLGGDINAQHLAYVENLMLDRELDNFTHYHKKHDLNAPDIDSFVDRFLICNEF; encoded by the coding sequence ATGCGAGCGAGAAATTTATATGGTGTTTCTCCCCTTGACGTTGAGCTTTGCCAAGCAAAGCTTGATAGCCAAAGGGAATATATGCGCTCTTTCTCTTTTGTTAATGTTAATGGCCAGGTTAGAAATTTGCTAGATATTTCAATGTCGGCCAACTTTAGCGATAAATATTACGCCGAAGTGTCTAACCGCGTAAATGTGTTTAGCTCTTTTGCGATCGATTATTTTCAAGTTCCAGTATTTTTAACCATCACTCTTAACGGCTGCTTTAGGGGTGCCTTAAATGGCGATTATTCTAAATTTATGCCGATTGATTATAGATATTTGCCTGATGAAGTTAAATATAAGGCTAAAAATTCAGCGCCTTTAAGTATTTCTGATTTAGTAGCCGTTCTTAATCATCAATGGAATTTATTTATTATGCGATATTCAAGAAAATTTAAAAATATTGATAGAAGCTATATAAGGTGCTTTGAGCCACACAAAAAAGACGGTGTGCCACACATTCACGCTTTATTTTACGTCCCAGCTCACACAATAGACTTTATGAAAAGAATTTATACTGATATTTTTTATGCTCCGCAAAACCTAAAAACAAATGCTATCACAAGCGAGCAAGAGAAAAATGGCGAATTAAACGGCTTTCAAACTAGTATTAATAATCCTAGTGGCTATGTTATGAAGTATATCCAAAAGACTTTCATCAACCTAAAAGAAACTCAGGATTTTGACGAGCTTTCAGCCTGGTATGTAAAGCACAAAGTAAGAAGATTTATAAGCTCACGCACTAAAGTGCCATTATGGGTATATAGAAAGATTAATTTTATTAGCACGATGCAAGACTTTTATCACTTAAACGACTTAACAAACGATCACAGAGCAATACTTGAGTGGAATAAAAAAGATGATTACATATATATAAATTTGCCTTTCAATAAAGAAGAGATTATTTATTTAAATGGCAGATTGGAGCATTATATAAGTGGTAGGCTTATGAATTTTTACGATAGATTGAAAATTGATGGCCAAAAAGATGAAAACGCACAAGATGAAATAAAGAGCTTTGGCAATTCCTTAAAACAAAGACAAATTTTAAAGCTTTGCGATGAGCTTTTTAAAAGCGATGAAAAGCCTAAACCAGTAAGCAGAATGAAAGATTACGAATTAGTTAATTATTATCAAAGCTTGGGCGGTGATATAAATGCCCAGCATTTAGCTTATGTTGAAAATTTAATGCTTGATAGAGAGCTAGACAACTTCACACACTATCACAAAAAGCACGATTTAAATGCCCCTGATATTGATAGCTTTGTAGATAGATTTTTGATTTGTAATGAGTTTTAA
- a CDS encoding tyrosine-type recombinase/integrase: MCLNELFNNYISFYELILSPTTLRSDIATYNKHFKNSLGLKDIQDINFIDIQKFCNDLIKQDYKIKTIKNIVAKLKVIFKLGIKLELINKNPCDFIELPKFDNKRYFDYSIAIQKRFIKAISENTDASSDIFFFLLHGRRKNEVLSLKFSDINFKTRTYIIPFKINKAKRNMIYKMSDELFNRLYKRFLIAKKENKLNDYVFINPMTNDKFKDLRKSWASLLKKNNLPKIRLHDIRHLIGTYSINYLKIPIEQVSFTLGHTNITTTQKYITANVKKSKETIENLLKSISE, encoded by the coding sequence ATGTGTTTAAATGAGCTTTTTAATAATTACATTAGCTTTTACGAGCTTATTTTAAGTCCAACTACTCTAAGAAGTGATATAGCTACATATAATAAGCATTTTAAAAACTCACTTGGCTTAAAGGATATACAAGATATAAATTTTATCGATATACAAAAGTTTTGTAATGATCTTATCAAGCAAGATTACAAGATAAAGACTATTAAGAATATCGTTGCAAAGCTAAAGGTTATTTTCAAGCTAGGTATAAAGCTGGAGTTAATAAATAAAAATCCTTGCGATTTTATTGAGCTACCAAAGTTTGATAATAAAAGGTATTTTGATTACTCGATCGCTATTCAAAAACGCTTTATTAAGGCTATTAGTGAAAATACCGATGCAAGCTCTGATATATTCTTTTTTCTACTTCACGGCAGACGAAAGAATGAAGTATTAAGCCTAAAATTTAGCGATATAAATTTTAAGACCAGGACTTATATTATCCCCTTTAAAATCAATAAGGCTAAAAGAAATATGATTTATAAAATGAGTGATGAACTTTTTAATCGTCTTTATAAAAGATTTTTGATAGCTAAGAAAGAAAATAAGCTAAACGATTATGTCTTTATTAATCCTATGACTAACGATAAATTTAAAGATTTGCGTAAAAGCTGGGCTTCACTTCTTAAAAAGAATAACTTGCCTAAAATCAGGCTTCATGATATAAGGCATTTAATTGGCACATATTCAATTAATTATTTAAAAATTCCTATCGAGCAAGTATCATTTACATTGGGGCATACAAATATAACTACAACACAAAAATATATTACTGCAAACGTTAAAAAATCTAAAGAAACTATCGAAAATTTACTAAAATCAATTTCAGAATAA